A genomic region of Deinococcus aerolatus contains the following coding sequences:
- a CDS encoding SDR family oxidoreductase: MTLSAGTPESTFRPDLLRGRHALITGGGSGINLGIAQSFAAHGCAVTILGRNLEKAQKAAAGIVDAGGRAIGVSADVRDFAAMEAAVAQAIDAHGDFDIVLAGAAGNFPAPVDGISPNGFKTVVEIDLIGTYHTIKAAAPHLKAPGGNVLSISAYGVPVPMQAHVVAAKAGVDALTQTLAVEWGLRGIRVNAIIPGPIDGTEGMARLAPDEKSRSMVAGSVPLGRMGVPQDIANAALFLVSDAASYITGVILPVDGGQNMLGGAPQYQTFQAMGFGHKAGTQKKD; this comes from the coding sequence ATGACCCTCAGCGCAGGCACGCCCGAATCCACCTTTCGCCCCGATCTGCTGCGCGGCAGGCACGCCCTGATTACTGGCGGCGGCAGCGGCATTAACCTGGGCATCGCCCAGAGCTTCGCGGCCCACGGCTGCGCGGTCACGATCCTGGGCCGCAACCTGGAAAAGGCCCAGAAGGCAGCGGCGGGCATTGTGGACGCGGGCGGCCGGGCAATCGGTGTCAGCGCCGACGTGCGCGACTTCGCGGCGATGGAGGCGGCGGTGGCGCAGGCCATTGACGCACACGGCGACTTCGACATCGTGCTGGCGGGCGCGGCGGGCAACTTCCCGGCCCCGGTGGACGGCATCTCGCCCAACGGCTTCAAGACTGTGGTGGAGATCGATCTGATCGGCACCTACCACACCATCAAGGCGGCGGCCCCACACCTGAAGGCCCCCGGCGGCAACGTGCTGAGCATCAGCGCCTATGGCGTCCCGGTGCCGATGCAGGCGCATGTGGTGGCGGCCAAGGCGGGCGTGGACGCCCTGACGCAGACGCTGGCCGTCGAGTGGGGCCTGCGCGGCATCCGCGTGAACGCCATCATCCCCGGTCCCATTGACGGCACGGAGGGCATGGCCCGGTTGGCCCCCGACGAGAAGAGCCGCAGCATGGTGGCCGGAAGCGTGCCACTGGGCCGCATGGGCGTCCCGCAGGACATCGCCAATGCCGCGCTGTTTCTGGTCAGCGACGCGGCCAGTTACATTACTGGCGTGATCCTGCCGGTGGACGGCGGCCAGAATATGCTGGGCGGCGCGCCGCAGTATCAGACCTTCCAGGCCATGGGGTTCGGGCACAAGGCCGGCACGCAGAAGAAGGACTGA
- a CDS encoding 5-formyltetrahydrofolate cyclo-ligase, with translation MTLPPKVPKVWDKAEWRGWARGRRDQLPDHSAAISAHLGQLLRAQGARRVLAYRALPGEPDVSVLAEAFELLAPRARFRPAPRLTLHPWATATEPSRFGALQPPADAPEVPLSAVDAVLLPGLAFDTRGIRLGYGGGFYDRLLPFFRGLTVGVTPSRLIVPMLPADAHDCLVAWLATEDGVVCVPVATLRGTE, from the coding sequence ATGACTCTGCCTCCGAAAGTCCCGAAGGTGTGGGATAAAGCAGAGTGGCGGGGCTGGGCGCGTGGGCGCAGGGACCAGCTTCCCGATCATTCGGCAGCCATCAGCGCCCACCTGGGGCAATTGTTGCGGGCGCAGGGTGCGCGGCGGGTATTGGCCTACCGCGCCCTGCCCGGCGAGCCGGATGTGTCTGTACTGGCCGAGGCATTTGAACTGCTGGCCCCCCGCGCCCGCTTTCGCCCCGCACCCAGACTGACGCTGCACCCCTGGGCCACCGCCACCGAACCCAGCCGCTTCGGGGCGCTTCAGCCGCCTGCCGACGCTCCAGAAGTGCCGCTGAGTGCTGTGGACGCCGTGTTGCTGCCTGGTCTCGCCTTCGATACGCGGGGCATCCGGCTGGGCTACGGCGGCGGTTTCTATGACCGCCTGCTGCCTTTCTTCCGCGGCCTGACGGTAGGTGTTACTCCCAGTCGGCTGATCGTGCCGATGCTTCCGGCGGATGCTCATGACTGCCTGGTGGCTTGGTTAGCTACGGAGGACGGTGTGGTGTGCGTTCCTGTGGCCACGTTGAGGGGAACAGAATAA
- the hisF gene encoding imidazole glycerol phosphate synthase subunit HisF — MLSKRIIPCLDVQNGRVVKNVRFFEDHRDAGDPLVLAQAYEQQQADELVFYDITATHEGRGLMLDVAARVAEQVMMPLTVGGGVNALSDFRQLLNAGADKISVNSGALARPELIREASDHHGAQCVMLSVDAKRRPDGSGWNVFRAGGRVDTGLDLLEWVVRGQALGAGEICLNIMDADGTRAGFELDATRAVARAVDLPVIASGGAGQLADFYEVLTAGQADAALAASVFHFGELTVPQVKAYLHGQGVAVRPEWQDTVRHPAVLGGGGR, encoded by the coding sequence ATGTTGAGCAAGCGCATCATTCCCTGTCTGGACGTACAGAATGGCCGGGTGGTCAAGAACGTCCGTTTCTTCGAGGACCACCGCGACGCAGGCGATCCGCTGGTGCTGGCGCAGGCCTACGAGCAGCAGCAGGCCGATGAACTGGTCTTCTACGACATCACCGCCACCCACGAGGGCCGGGGGCTGATGCTGGACGTGGCCGCCAGGGTGGCCGAGCAGGTGATGATGCCGCTGACAGTGGGGGGCGGCGTGAACGCCCTGTCGGACTTCCGTCAGCTGCTGAATGCGGGGGCGGACAAGATCAGCGTCAACAGCGGCGCCCTGGCCCGCCCGGAGCTGATCCGCGAGGCGAGTGACCACCACGGCGCGCAGTGCGTGATGCTCTCGGTGGACGCCAAGCGCCGTCCGGACGGCAGCGGCTGGAACGTGTTCCGGGCAGGCGGGCGCGTAGACACCGGGCTGGACCTGCTGGAGTGGGTCGTGCGCGGGCAGGCGCTGGGCGCGGGCGAGATCTGCCTGAACATCATGGATGCCGACGGCACCCGCGCGGGCTTTGAGCTGGACGCCACCCGCGCCGTGGCCCGCGCCGTGGACCTGCCGGTGATCGCGTCTGGTGGTGCGGGGCAACTGGCGGACTTCTACGAGGTGCTGACCGCCGGGCAGGCCGACGCCGCGCTGGCCGCCAGTGTCTTTCATTTCGGCGAACTGACCGTGCCTCAGGTCAAGGCGTACCTGCACGGACAGGGCGTGGCGGTGCGGCCCGAGTGGCAGGACACGGTGAGGCATCCGGCAGTGCTGGGCGGGGGCGGCCGATGA
- a CDS encoding response regulator, with protein MNTHRILLVDDNPNDLELALAAIGDGKIGESRPEVVVAGGGQDAIALLRQAVQHNQPLPDLILLDLKMPQMDGLAVLDAIRADQALRDIPVVMLTTSGEDRDIRDSYAHGASAYVIKPLDFAQFRDAMRTIQAFWTKLNRHPRLF; from the coding sequence GTGAACACGCACCGCATCCTGCTCGTCGACGACAACCCGAATGACCTGGAACTGGCCCTGGCCGCCATTGGCGACGGAAAGATAGGCGAGTCCCGGCCTGAGGTTGTGGTGGCTGGCGGCGGCCAGGACGCCATTGCGCTGCTGCGCCAGGCGGTCCAGCACAACCAGCCGTTGCCGGACCTGATCCTGCTGGACCTCAAGATGCCGCAAATGGACGGGCTGGCCGTGCTGGACGCCATCCGCGCCGATCAGGCCCTGCGCGACATCCCGGTGGTGATGCTGACCACCAGCGGCGAGGACCGCGACATCCGCGACTCGTACGCGCACGGGGCCAGCGCCTACGTCATCAAGCCGCTGGACTTTGCCCAGTTCCGGGACGCCATGCGGACCATTCAGGCATTCTGGACCAAGCTGAACCGCCACCCCCGCCTGTTCTGA
- a CDS encoding DUF72 domain-containing protein — MRVYIGCGGYSNEDWTAPGLIYEGVRKDGYLDAYARHFDAVELNSSFYAIPGLKAFEGMARKSGGRTRFAVKLNRAFTHDRAPTDADYDRMLQSPEPLRDAGLMGPYLAQFPYSFHRTADNRKYLLGLAERFAGHELAVELRHASWDKPEVREGMGEFGLIWVSPDYPPVGGMPEPQVHVTGDVGYLRLHGRNEGSWWEGKSAAERHDYRYNRAEMDEWAEKIALVAEDLSELYVFFQNTTKGHALKNIPMLREALNARGVPAPTPDPGDDGRLL; from the coding sequence ATGCGCGTGTACATCGGCTGCGGCGGCTACAGCAACGAGGACTGGACGGCCCCTGGCCTGATCTACGAGGGCGTGAGAAAAGACGGCTATCTGGACGCCTACGCCCGGCACTTTGACGCCGTGGAACTGAACAGTTCGTTCTACGCCATCCCCGGCCTGAAGGCCTTCGAGGGCATGGCCCGCAAGTCGGGCGGGCGCACGCGCTTCGCCGTCAAGTTAAACCGGGCCTTCACCCATGACCGTGCCCCCACCGACGCCGACTATGACCGGATGCTGCAAAGTCCGGAGCCGCTGCGCGACGCTGGCCTGATGGGACCGTATCTGGCGCAGTTCCCGTACTCGTTTCACCGCACCGCCGACAACCGCAAGTACCTGCTGGGGCTGGCCGAACGCTTCGCCGGGCACGAGCTGGCGGTGGAACTGCGCCACGCCAGCTGGGATAAGCCGGAGGTCCGCGAGGGCATGGGCGAGTTCGGCCTGATCTGGGTCAGCCCCGACTACCCGCCGGTGGGCGGCATGCCCGAACCGCAGGTGCATGTCACCGGGGATGTGGGCTACCTGCGGCTGCACGGGCGCAACGAGGGCAGCTGGTGGGAGGGCAAGAGCGCCGCCGAACGCCACGACTACCGCTACAACCGCGCCGAGATGGACGAATGGGCCGAGAAAATCGCGCTGGTGGCCGAGGACCTGAGCGAGCTGTACGTCTTTTTCCAGAACACCACCAAGGGCCACGCCCTGAAGAACATTCCCATGCTTCGCGAGGCCCTGAACGCGCGCGGTGTGCCCGCACCCACGCCTGATCCTGGCGATGACGGGCGTCTGCTGTAG
- the hisIE gene encoding bifunctional phosphoribosyl-AMP cyclohydrolase/phosphoribosyl-ATP diphosphatase HisIE: protein MSGATQRPDLSSLKFGTDGLIPVVTQDARTGAVLMQAYADLAALERTLATREATYYSRSRAGQWIKGATSGHTQRVVSVSLDCDGDSVLYRVEQTGAACHTGEYSCFHTPLLAEQAPAAGLDGTLERVYTTISERLATLPEGSYVARLHAGGLDRVLKKISEESGEVLLAAKNGDRAELATEVADLLFHTLFAMAEVGVSPGEVAAVLQGREGRSGLKGPKEAG, encoded by the coding sequence ATGAGCGGCGCGACGCAGCGGCCTGACTTATCCTCTCTCAAGTTCGGCACGGACGGCCTGATCCCGGTGGTCACGCAGGACGCACGCACCGGCGCGGTGCTAATGCAGGCGTACGCGGACCTTGCAGCTCTGGAACGCACCCTGGCCACCCGCGAGGCCACCTACTACAGCCGTTCACGCGCCGGGCAGTGGATCAAGGGCGCGACGAGCGGCCACACCCAGCGCGTGGTGTCCGTGTCTCTGGACTGCGACGGCGACAGCGTGCTGTACCGCGTGGAGCAAACCGGGGCGGCCTGCCACACCGGCGAGTACTCGTGCTTCCACACGCCGTTGCTGGCAGAACAGGCGCCTGCCGCCGGGCTGGACGGCACGCTGGAGCGCGTCTACACCACCATTTCGGAGCGCCTGGCCACGTTACCGGAGGGCAGTTACGTGGCCCGCCTGCACGCGGGGGGCCTGGACCGGGTGCTGAAGAAGATCAGCGAGGAAAGCGGCGAGGTGCTGCTGGCGGCCAAGAACGGTGACCGCGCCGAACTGGCCACCGAGGTGGCGGATCTGCTGTTCCACACCCTGTTCGCCATGGCCGAGGTGGGCGTGTCGCCGGGCGAGGTGGCTGCCGTGTTGCAGGGGCGCGAGGGCCGAAGCGGGCTGAAGGGGCCGAAAGAGGCCGGCTGA
- a CDS encoding metallophosphoesterase family protein has translation MLLADYVHPFVYREGFPRGMPEVDAVLAAGDIPGYYLEFLATKLTVPIIYVHGNHEEEYVNEGDGRIPARGVIAAHGRVVEEAGLRIAGWGGAPRYREKGRGQYSAHEARWGLGRLAWHTRRGVDILLTHAPPTGPHAGSDFAHRGCPELGRFMQRRRPALLVHGHIHEYEGRKLEYLDPLSGTRVINAYGYRVLEV, from the coding sequence ATGCTGCTGGCGGATTACGTGCATCCCTTCGTGTACCGCGAGGGGTTCCCGCGGGGAATGCCAGAGGTGGACGCGGTGCTGGCCGCTGGGGACATTCCCGGCTACTATCTGGAATTTCTGGCGACCAAGCTGACCGTCCCGATCATCTACGTGCATGGCAACCACGAGGAGGAATACGTCAACGAGGGTGACGGACGCATTCCGGCGCGCGGCGTGATCGCGGCGCACGGGCGCGTGGTGGAGGAGGCGGGGCTGAGGATCGCCGGGTGGGGCGGCGCACCGCGCTACCGCGAGAAGGGGCGCGGACAGTACAGCGCCCACGAGGCCCGCTGGGGACTGGGCCGGCTGGCGTGGCACACACGCCGCGGCGTGGACATCCTGCTGACCCATGCCCCACCCACCGGGCCGCACGCGGGCAGCGACTTCGCCCACCGGGGCTGCCCGGAACTGGGCAGGTTCATGCAGCGCCGCCGCCCGGCCCTGCTGGTGCACGGGCACATCCACGAGTATGAGGGCCGCAAGCTGGAATACCTGGACCCGCTGTCGGGCACGCGGGTGATCAACGCCTACGGCTACCGTGTGCTGGAGGTCTGA
- a CDS encoding dihydroorotase, protein MTLTITNIRRPNATETESVTIENGVIKGWNLPAEGETIDGQGGTVAPALIELHAHLREPGQTEKEDLASGLAAAAAGGYGTVVCMPNTSPVIDDPALIRSLIGKADGLGFARLKPAAALTRGQNGEALAELSYLKDAGAAMFTDDGRTNENARVLRLGLEYAGSLGMVVSVHAEDASLRADGVMNEGSVSEALGLPGNPAAAEAARVARDLEILAGLHAQGSEAHLHIQHLSTARALDLVRGAKARGLRVTCEVCPHHLTLTDEALRGFDAIYKVAPPLRAQRDADALLEGLQDGTVDCVATDHAPHTRAEKERDLLDAPSGIAYIELAFPLMYTRFGEVLGLDKLLDLMTAGPARMMGWPVPSLDAGAPADLVVLDLATERTVTPAEFKTKAKFTPWAGETLRGWPLLTVVDGQVAYRRD, encoded by the coding sequence ATGACTTTAACCATCACCAACATCCGCCGGCCCAACGCCACCGAAACCGAGTCCGTCACCATCGAGAACGGCGTCATCAAGGGCTGGAACCTTCCGGCAGAGGGCGAGACCATCGACGGGCAGGGCGGCACCGTCGCCCCTGCCCTGATTGAATTACACGCCCACCTGCGCGAGCCGGGGCAGACCGAGAAGGAAGACCTGGCCTCGGGCCTCGCGGCGGCGGCGGCGGGCGGGTACGGCACGGTGGTCTGCATGCCCAACACCTCGCCGGTGATCGACGATCCGGCCCTCATTCGCAGCCTGATTGGGAAGGCCGACGGGCTGGGCTTCGCACGTCTGAAACCGGCGGCGGCCTTGACAAGGGGCCAGAACGGCGAGGCGCTGGCCGAGTTGTCGTACCTGAAGGACGCCGGGGCCGCCATGTTCACCGACGACGGGCGCACCAACGAGAACGCGCGGGTGCTGCGGCTGGGGCTGGAATACGCCGGAAGCCTGGGCATGGTGGTGAGCGTCCATGCCGAGGACGCCTCGCTGCGCGCCGACGGCGTGATGAACGAGGGATCGGTGTCCGAGGCGCTGGGCCTGCCCGGCAACCCTGCGGCAGCGGAGGCGGCCCGCGTGGCCCGTGACCTGGAGATTCTGGCGGGTCTGCACGCCCAGGGTTCGGAAGCCCACCTGCATATCCAGCATCTGTCCACCGCCCGCGCCCTGGACCTGGTGCGCGGCGCGAAGGCCCGTGGCCTGAGGGTGACCTGCGAGGTCTGCCCCCACCACCTGACCCTGACTGACGAGGCCCTGCGCGGCTTCGACGCCATCTACAAGGTGGCCCCTCCGCTGCGGGCCCAGCGTGACGCCGATGCCCTGCTGGAGGGCCTACAGGACGGCACGGTGGACTGCGTCGCCACCGATCACGCCCCCCACACCCGCGCCGAGAAGGAACGCGATCTGCTGGACGCCCCCAGCGGCATCGCGTACATCGAGCTGGCCTTTCCGCTGATGTACACGCGCTTTGGCGAAGTGCTGGGGCTGGACAAACTGCTGGACCTGATGACGGCTGGCCCTGCCCGCATGATGGGCTGGCCTGTCCCTTCGCTGGACGCCGGTGCGCCCGCCGATCTGGTAGTCCTCGATCTGGCCACCGAGCGGACAGTCACTCCCGCCGAATTCAAGACCAAGGCCAAATTCACGCCCTGGGCCGGGGAAACGTTGAGGGGCTGGCCGCTGCTGACCGTGGTGGACGGGCAGGTGGCCTACCGCCGAGACTGA